The window GTCCAACTACGTCTACTATCTCTccctttttcaaataaaacttCCCTCCCTTAAATTCTTTACTGATGATTCTAACACGAATATGACTAGTGAGCCAAGACAATCTACCGGTCCTCTTCTCTTTATCCCTTGAACCATTTTCACGCTTCTCCACTACTTGCTCGACTTCTCTTCTCCGTTTCTGGCCTGTGTTTTCATTCTTAACTTTCAATTCCTCCAGTTTCTTCAAgaatttttcctcttctttagAACCCAATTCAGCTATATCGGTTGCACGAACTTTCAATTTGACATGTTCATCTCTTTTAGAAAGCTTAAGAACAAGCCAATCGGAATCCAGTTTCTCCAAAACTCTACCTTTCAAACCAGCATCTCTACCGCGAACAATCCTGACATGTTTGCCAATAGAAGCTAATCCATCACTTTCTCGATCCCTGTTTTCCTTCACTCTACCTTCATCCCTTTTTCTCTCACGCTCTCTACCTCCatctttctcttcctccttCTTTGAAATGCCAACAGGAACATCACTGACAAATCCTAGCCCTTGCTTATCAGTTCTTCTACTGTATTCCCTAACTTTAACATCCTCTTTAGCATTCCTCCCAATTCCCTTACCCTGACGCCATCCATACCCATTCATCAAAGCAGCAGCAAAGCTTTCCACAGGAACCTCCTCAAAATCCTCGAACCCTCTGTCCTCAGGTAGCCTCTCGAGATCCGCTTTAAATTTCTCCAACATAATAACCTCCAAAGGAGCAGGCCGCGGCGGTTCTTCCCCAGATTTAGACTCATCGGAAATCTTCATACCATCAACGGACTGCCTCACATTAAGACCATACGACATCTTCGAATCATCGAGCGGATCTAATCCAGAGGCGGACTCGAACTTGAGATGAGACTCATCAGATTGATCAAGAGGAACTTCGAgattcttcattcttttcaGCGGCCTCCATTCGTTCTGAAGGGAGGGAATAACCAAATTTCTGGACTTGCCAGTGGTTTCGGACAGGGGTTTTGAAGCGTCAAACTCGTTGACATACTGTTTGGAATCGTTTAAAGGTCCATGATCAAGGGTTTTGTCGTCAAATTCCTTTGAAGGTTTGACGAGATTTGgcttggaagaagaagaagaggatttTGAAGGAAGAGAGAAGGATAGCTTCATGGTTGAAACCCTAGAGCTTGGCTTGGAGGTGGCCGTGGATTTGTGGAAATGTTGTTCCGATTCCATTAGAATGCAAAAAGAAGGatggtttttttctcttagaAATAGAACCGGCGTTTTGCTTTTCTCGAACCCGgttttcatgaaaaaaaaaacccaatatGTGAATTTGTTTTCAGAACTTACAGTGAAAATGTTAATTACATACAAAAATCCACATTAAACTGATAGTATCCAAATTTAAGTTTCTTTCCAAGTATGAATACTAAActtagatattttaaatac of the Cucumis sativus cultivar 9930 chromosome 3, Cucumber_9930_V3, whole genome shotgun sequence genome contains:
- the LOC101211914 gene encoding protein MOS2, whose translation is MESEQHFHKSTATSKPSSRVSTMKLSFSLPSKSSSSSSKPNLVKPSKEFDDKTLDHGPLNDSKQYVNEFDASKPLSETTGKSRNLVIPSLQNEWRPLKRMKNLEVPLDQSDESHLKFESASGLDPLDDSKMSYGLNVRQSVDGMKISDESKSGEEPPRPAPLEVIMLEKFKADLERLPEDRGFEDFEEVPVESFAAALMNGYGWRQGKGIGRNAKEDVKVREYSRRTDKQGLGFVSDVPVGISKKEEEKDGGRERERKRDEGRVKENRDRESDGLASIGKHVRIVRGRDAGLKGRVLEKLDSDWLVLKLSKRDEHVKLKVRATDIAELGSKEEEKFLKKLEELKVKNENTGQKRRREVEQVVEKRENGSRDKEKRTGRLSWLTSHIRVRIISKEFKGGKFYLKKGEIVDVVGPSICDISIDGSRELVQGVSQELLETALPRRGGPVLVLYGKHKGVYGSLVERDLDKETGVVRDADSHELLNVRLEQIAEYIGDPSYLGY